The genomic stretch TGAAGAACGTGACGTAGTTGTCGAAGGTCACGCGCTGCGGGATGAGCGCGAAGCTGCCGAGGATGTCCTCGTTCGGCCGGATCGACATGCCGAACATCCACAGCAGCGGCAACATGAGCGTGGCCACGTACAGCCAGAAGACCGTGCGTGCCCACGGGAGCCGGCGTCCGGTGGTCCTGGCCATCGCCCTCACCTCCCCGACCTGGTCAGCACGGTGAAGAAGACGTAGCAGAGGACCTGCACGATCAAGAAGTAGATCAGCGAGAACGCGCCCGCGGGCCCCACGTCGAACTGCCCGACGGCCATCTTCGACAGCAGGATGCTGAGGAACGAGGTCGCGTTGCCGGGCCCGCCGCCCGTCACCACGAACGGTTCGGTGTAGATCATGAAGCTGTCCATGAACCTGAGCAGGATCGCGATCGTCAGCACCCCGCGCAGCCTCGGAAGCTGGATGTGCCGGAACGTCGCCCACCCCGACGCCCCGTCGATCTGCGCGGCCTGGAAGTACGGCTCCGGGATCGACCGCAGCCCCGCGTACGCCAGCAGCGCCACCAGCGGCGTCCAGTGCCACACGTCCATGACGAGGATCGTGATCCAGGCGTCGGTGGAGTCGAGGGTGTAGTTGAAGCCGATGCCGAGCACGTTGTTGATCGTCCAGCCGCCGAGCCCGATGTCGGCGCGGGCGAAGATCTGCCAGATCGTGCCCACCACGTTCCACGGGATGAGCAGCGGCAACGCGACCAGCACCAGCGCCGCCGACACCCAGAACCCGCGGCGCGGCATCGCCACCGCGATCGCCACCCCGAGCGGGATCTCCACCAGCAGCACCTGCGCCGAGAACAGCAGCGTCCTGACGAACGCCTCGCGGTTCTCGGGGCGCCGCACGGCCTCGTAGAACCAGTCCAGGCCGACGAACACCCGGTCGCTGGGGCTGAAGACGTCCTGGACCGAGAAGTTGACCACGGTCATCAGCGGGATGATCGCCGTGAACGCCACCGAGACGACGACCGGCAACACCAGCCACCACGCCCGGTTGTCCTTGCGCTTCAGGTCCGCGCGGGTCTCCTGCGGCTCGGCCGGCGCCGCCGTGACGACCTCACCGCTCACCTGGCTGCCCGCGGTCACGTGGCGCTCCTTCCGTCGAGCGGCGCGAGGAAACCGCACCTGACCTGGTCGCGGAACAGGAACGTGCGGTCCGGCGGGAAGCGCAGGAACGCCTCCACGTCCGGCTGGTAGCCGGACCCCGCCTCGGTCCTGGCGATGACGGGGTGCTCACCGACCCGGGTGTGCACCAGGTCGTACGCGCCCATGCGGTCGATCCCGGTCACCTGGGCGGCGACTCCGGGCGACGCATGGGTGATCTGCACGAACTCGGGCCGCACCCCGATACGCACCGGCCCCGGCGGCAGATCGTTCGCCACCGAGCCCACGGCCGCCTGCCCCACGCGTACGACGTCGCCGACGATCTCCCCGGGCACCATGTTCATGCCGGGCGAGCCGATGAAGTGCCCGACGAACTCGTGCGACGGAGACAGGAACAACTCGGCCGGCTCGCCGGCCTGCATGATCGCCCCGTCATTGAGCACCACCACCTCGTCGGCGAACGTCAGCGCCTCGGTCTGGTCGTGCGTGACGTAGATCAGCGTGTGCCCGGTGTCGCGGTGGATCTCCTTGAGCTTGCTGCGCAGCGTCCACTTCAGCGCCGGGTCCACCACCGTCAGCGGCTCGTCCAGCAACACGGCCGCCACCTGGGAACGCACCAGCCCGCGACCCAGGCTGACGATCTGCTGCCGGCCCGGGTCCAGCCGGCGTGACCTGCGGCGCAGGAGGTGGTCCAGGCCGAGCAGCTGCGAGACCTGGCGGACCCGCTGGTCGATCTCGTTCTTCGGATATTTCCGGTTGCGGAGCGGGAAGGCGAGGTTGTCGTAAACGGACATCTCCTCGTACAGGACCGGGAACTGGAAGACCTGCGCGATGTTGCGGCCCGCCGTCGGCACGTCGGTGACGTCGCGGTCGTCGAAGAAGATCCGCCCCACCGTCGGCGTGATCAGGCCGGAGATGATGTTCAGGAGCGTCGTCTTGCCGCAGCCGCTCGGGCCCAGCAACGCGTACGCCCGCGAGGTGCGCCACGTCCACGTCATCGGCTTCAGCGCCCACGTCGTGCCGCCGTCGTAACTGTGCCCCACGCCCTCCAGGCGAATGTCAGCCATGCACGCCTCCGAGGTCCGCGGCGCTGGTGGCCAGCAGGCGCCCGCCGGCCTCGTCGAAGACGAAGACATGCGTGGGGTCCACGTACGCGACCGTGGTCTCCCCGGGGGTGAACAGCTGGGTGCCCGGCAGGTGGGCGACCAGGTGACGGTCCCCCTGCAGCAGCAGGTGCAGGAACGTCGCGCTGCCCGTCACCTCGGCGAGCCTGATCTCGGCGGGCAACTCCAGCGCGCCGGGCCCCTCGCGGGCGATCCGCACCTGGTGGGGGCGGATGCCGAGCATGACGTCGTGGCCGGTGGCGTGCGCGCGGGGCGCGGGGAAGGACGTGCCGAGCACCTCGATGCGGCCCTCGCGGACCACGCCGGGCAGCAGGTTGAGCGGGGGATCGCTGAGCGTCGCGGCCACGGCCAGCGTGGGCGGGTGGGCGTACATCTCCGCGACGTCCCCGACGTGCTGCACCCTGCCTTCGCCCAGCACCACGGTCGGCGCGGCGAACGTCAGCGCCTCGTTGGGGTCGGCCGTGGAGTAGAGGACCACGCCCGGCGCGTCGGCGAACATGGTCTTGAGATCGGCACGCAACTGCTCGCGGAGCTTGAAGTCCAGGTTGGCGAGGGGCTCGTCGAGGAGCAGCACGTCCACGGGCCGCGCGAGCGCGCGGGCGATGGCGGTGCGCTGCTGCTGGCCGCCCGACAACTCGGCGGGCCGGCGGTCGAGCAGGCCGGCGATGCCCATGAGCTCGGCCACCTCGCGAACGCGCCGGTCGATTTCGCTCTTGCTGCGGAATCGGGGGTCCAGGCGGAGCGGGGAGGCGATGTTCTCGTAGACCGCCAGCGACGGATAGTTAATGAATTGCTGATAGACGAATGCGACCGACCTTTTCCGCACGGAAATGCCGGTGACATCTTTTCCGTGCACCACGACCCGGCCGGAATCGGGGGTCTGTAATCCGGCTGCGACGCGCATCAACGTCGTCTTCCCCGCGGTCATGGGACCGACGAGGGTGGTCATTCCGTTGGATAATTCCAGATGGATGTCGTCGAGCCAGGTCTCCCCGCGTTGCCGTACGGAGACGCCATCGAGAATCAGCGTCACGTTCCCCGGTCCTCTCTCCCTAACACCATCTAACATCATCTGAAACTTGGTGCAAATCACGTTTTGACGTCGAGATAACGGTGAATGGATGAGGCTATCGCCGAGGCGGTATCCGCCCTGGTCAAGGCGACTGACCGGGGATAATCAGAACACGGCGAGATAGGGATATCCCGATCAGGACGGCTGGGGGACGGCTACGGAAGGATGGAGTCCACGTACCCGCCGTCCACCCGTACGGCCGCTCCCGTGGTGGCCGAGGCGAGGGGCGAGCTGAGGTAGACGACCATGTTCGCGATCTCCTCGGGCTCGATGAGCCGCTGGAGCAGCGACTGGGGCCGATACTCGCGCATGAACGCCCGCTGCGCCTCCTCCCACGGCAGGTCCTTGCCGACGAGCTGGTACACGAAGGTCTCCACGCCGCCCGTGTGCGTCGGCCCGGCGATCAGGGAGTTGACCGTCACCCCGCTGCCCGCCGCCTCCTTCGCGAACCCCCTGGACACGGCCAGCAACGCCGTCTTGGACATGCCGTAGTGGATCATCTCGGCCGGGATGACGACGGCCGAGTCACTGGCGATGTACTGGATCCGTCCCCAGCCCCGTTCCCTCATGCCCGGCAGGTACGCGCGGGTCAGCCGGACCGCGGCCAGCACGTTCACCTCGAAATAGCGCCGCCACTCGTCGTCGGTGATCTCCAGCGGCGGCTTGGCGCCGAAGATGCCGAGGTTGTTGACCAGGATGTCGACCTGCGGCAGCGCGTGCAGGACCTGTTGACACCCCTCGTCGGTGGACACGTCCCCGGGCGCCGCCACCAGGTCGCCGTCCATGAGTTCCATGGCCATCGCCACGGTTGCCTCGGTCCGGCCGTTGATGCCGACGCGGGCTCCGGCCTCCGCCAGCCCGCTGGCGATGGCCGCTCCGATTCCTTGAGTCGATCCGGTGACGAGTGCGGTCTTCCCGCCGAGATCAATGTGCACGATGGTTCCCCCCTATCCGCCATTTTCCGTGTTCAACATGCACGGGTCGCAGCCGGGGTCAGACTGCGTAGGCTTGGGGGCGGACGCGCGGAAGGGGCGTGGGTGCACCGGATCCTGTGGGTGGTCGTGGCGATCGCCTTCGTGGTGGGCCTTGTCGTGCCGTCCGATTCTGCCGAGGAGCCGCCGGGGGAGTGCCCGCCGCGCGACACGCGGGTGGTGGCGCCGTACGCGGTCACCGGCTACTGGGTCATCCCGCGGGCCGATCCCTGCGTCACGCGGCGGATGGTCGAGGCGATCCACGCGATCGGCGGGGACACGCTCGTCACGTTCGGGCCGCGGTTCAGTGTGGGTTCCGAGCCCGGCTGCGTCGTGGACGGGCGGCCGTGCGCCGACGTGCCGGGGGTGCGGCACGTCTACACGTACGTCACCAGCGAGGAGTTCGGGCCGGGCCTGCTGCGCTGCCCCGGCCTGGACCGGCGGATCGAGAGCGACGGCCGGATCTTCTACCGGGTGTCGCTGGCGACGTCCTGCGACGCTCGTGTCCATGACGTAGTGATCGTCGCCACGGATGGCGACGGGCTCGGCAACCTGATGACGGAGGCGGCGGCGCACGGGATGGCGGTCTATCCCGGGCTGCCCGCCGCGCCTCAGCTGGCGAGCAAGCCGTGGGAGCCGGACCTGGCCCACCTGGACGCGCTGAACGCCTTCACCGAGCGGGTGCTCGCGGACTACCGGGACCGGCTCGGCGCGGCCTTCGCCGGGGTCTACCAGTCGTTCGAGCTCGCCATGCGGAAGCGTTCCGTCAAGGACCCGATCATCTCGCTGTACGCCGCCCAGCACGCGGTCGTCGCCGCCACGTTGCCCGGCAAGAAGATCCTGGTCAGCCCCTACATCGACGCGCGTCGCGGACGCGGATTCCCGCCGGACCAGGTGGAGGCCGGGATGGCGGACATCGCCGGCACGCGGGCGGGCCTGCCCATGGCCATCGCCGTGCAGGACGGGCGGGGCACCGGGAAGGTACCGGTCTACGCGATCAACGAGCGGGACTCGCGGGTCGATGCGCGGCTGGTGCCCGTCGTCGGTGACGTGAGCTACGGGCAGGCGTATTACGGGTCCACGCGGGACTACATCGCGGCGGCGGCGCGGCGGGTGCCGCCGGGTGTGGAGCTGTGGGTGAACGTCGAGGGCTTCGAGCCCACGCAGGTGGCCGGCGAGTGCGGGCGGGTGGAGCCGCTGCCGCTACGCGGGCGTCCTTCCAAGAGCCGGCTGGACCGGCAGGTCATGGCGGTGGGCACGGACGCGCAGAAGATCATCTCCTACGGCTGGGAGCCCTTCTTCACCTGCCAGGCCCGCTACGACACGCCTTCGCTGGCCGACGACATCGTGCGTGAGTGGCAGCAGCCGATCATCGTCAACGCGGCGGTGAAGGAGAGGAACGGGCGGCCGGGGGTCGTCGTCGAGGGCTACAACCTCCGCGGCGGCACTCTTCGTTTCGGCCCGCAGGTCATCGAACAGGAGTGGCACGGGCGGCACGGCCGGCTCGAGTCCGCCTGGGCGCCGTACGTGCCGACGAGCCCGTTCACGCCGATAACCCTCACCAATGAGGCCGGCCAGACCAACACGACGCCCTACGTGATGCCCTAGGTGAGGGCCGACACCAGAAGGTCCGCCAGCAACGCGGCCTGGCTGCCGTCCTCGTCCAGGTCCGGGTCGAGGATCGTCACCTCCAGCCCGGCGGCGCCCGGAAGGGCGACCAGGCCGCTCAACAGGTCGGTGAGCTGAGCGGCGTCGAGCCCGCCCGGGGTGGGGGAGTCGACGGCGGGCAACACGGACGGGTCCATGACGTCAACGTCCACGTGGATCCAGAACCCATCGAGCTCGTCCCGCACCAGCACCTCCCTGGCCCTGTCGAGGTCGATGCCGCTGCCCGGCTGGTAGGCGATCCCGCTCTCGGCGATGTCGCGCACGTCCTCCTCGTCCCGCACCCCGAGCACGATCACGTCCTCGTCCCGCACGTACGGCCGCAACCCGTCGATGTCGGTGAGGTAGTCGTCGCCACGCCCGGTCACCAGGGCGAGGTCCTCGCCTGCCGCCGAGCCCACGTGCGGGGAGTTGCCCAGGTGCCGGAAGTCGGCGTGCGCGTCCACGTACGCCAGCCCGTACCGTCCGCGTCTGCGCAGCGTGAGAGCGGGGCCGAGGAGGATCGAGCAGTCCCCGCCGAGCAGCACGGGGAACCCGCTGATCCGGGCCAGCCGGTCGGACAGCGTGCGCGCATAGGCGGCGATCGCGGGCCCGTTACGCACGCCGTCGCCCGGCTTCCACGTGGCCACGTAGCGGGGCGGCACCACCGCGCCCGCGTCGGTCGCGCCGAGCCGCCCGACCAGGCCGGCGTTCCGCAGTGCCCAGGGGGCTTTGTAGCAGCCGGGGACGGTGCCGGGGGCGGGCGGGCGCAGGCCGAGATTGGAGGGCGCGTCGAGGACGACGAGATCTATGTCAGGGGTTATTATGTTCATACTCGTGACGCTAGCAAGAGGAGGGTGGATGCGCCAGTTCGCGGAGACGGGGATCGTGGCGATCGATCTCGCGAACACGTGGGACGAATACCTGGACGATCCCGAGCGGTTGCCGGACGTGTCCGAGCTGCGCCGCTTCTGCCGCGAACTGGGAGTGGGAGAGGAGGGCGAGATCGACGCGGACGATCTCGCCGCGGTCCGGGGAGTGCGGGAGCGGCTGCGTGCCGTCCTGACCGGCGACCCTCCCGAGCGGACCCGCGCCCTGGCCCGGTGGACGGCCGAGCTCCCGGTCCGGGCCGCCGTGCTGGACGCGGACGGGGTCCCGCACCTCCGCCTCACGGCGCCGGAAGGCGCTCCGCCGGCCGAACGCCTCGCCGTCCGGTCCGTCGCCGACCTGCTCGATCTCGCCGCCTCAGGCGACTGGGAGCGCCTGCGCCTGTGCGCGGCACACCCGTGCCAGGACGCCTTCATCGACCGCAGCCGCCCGGGCCGCCGTCAGTTCTGCTCCACCCGCTGCGCCAACCGCGCCCACGCCGCCGCCTCCCGCGCCCGCCACCGGTAGGACCTGATCAGAGGGTGCCGGGGAAACCGGGGATCACGAGATAGAAGTGGTCCTGCGCGGTGTAGGTGGCGAGCTTCCTGGCCTTGCCCGTCTTCACGTTCACCGCGTAGGCCGTGAAAGGGGTAAAGGACGGATCGAGCCGACTCTCCACAAGATCATCGGCAGTCTCTTCATTGGCGCACTTGAAGGGGCTGGCGAGAGCGGTGATCTCCGTGGAGTTGACCCAGCCACGCAAATAGACGAAGTTGCTCGTCATCGAGAGGCCGCTGATGGGGACCGTTCTGAGCACCTTGCCGGTCTCCGGGTCCAATCGCACGAGATCGTCGCCGCTCCTCCCGCAGTTCATGCCCGGAACGCGGACGCTCTTCAGCGCGAAGAGATCCTTCCCGTTGGGAGAAAGCGGGCCGACGAGGGAGTGCTTCGGGAGGTTGACGGTCCGTCCGTTACCTGCCGTGGACGTCGTCCACAGCCGGGTCAGGGTCTGCAACCTGCTCTTGGGCGAGTACTGCGCCAGCGTGATCGTGCCGCCGTCCGCCGACAGGCCGATCGGGTTCCAGCCGTTCGGCAGTGGCCGCACCATCCGTTCCTGCAGGTCGATGAGCATGGCCGGGTCCGTCAGCGGCGGATTCTTGGCGAACGCCAGGAAACGCCCGTCGTCCGACAGCAGCAGGTGAGAAATGCTGCCGAGCCAATTCTCGGACACCCTCGTCGGGGCCACCTGCTCCGCACCGGAGGCGAGATCGCGCACGACGAAGGTTCGGTGCGCGGCGCCGTAGTAGGCGATCTTCCGACCGTCCCGGCTGATCGCGAGAGGACTGTCCCGCAGCCCTGCCCCCCTGTACGGGCTGAGGCTCGGCAACGCCTGCGCCACCCGGTACGTCTTGCCGTCCCGCGTGACCACCCGCCAACCGCCGTCCACGCACCCCGGCGGCACCTTGCCGTCCTGCGGACGGCAGAACGTCTTGTACGCGTGACTCAGCGGCCCGACCCCGCGCGCCGGCAGGTCGTTGACGGTCGCCGGATCGGCGGCCGGGACGGGCTCACCGGCCGGCAGCACCCGTACGGCGGCCGTCGCGCCGAGCGCGGTGACGACGACCGCGGCCGCGGCCACGACCCAGGCGGCGGTACGCCGCCGCCGTTCCCGGATCCTGATCGTCCGCTCCGCCAGGTCCACCTGAGGAGTTTCGTCGGCCAGCTCGTCCAGGACGTTCCGCAGCCAGGTCATCGCTGTCCCTCCAGTTCAGAGAACGCCGGCGAGAGAGTGCGCAGCCGGGCCAGCGCGTGATGGGTTTGGCTCTTCACCGTGCCGATCGAGCACTTGAGCAGCTTGGCGGTCTCGTGCTCGGTGAGATCCTCGTAGAAGCGCAGGATGATGACCGCCCGCTGCCGGGGCGGCAGTTGCGCGAGCGCCTGCCGTACGGCCAGCCTGACGACCGTGGAGTCCTCGTTCGAATAGGACCCCTCCGGGGGCGCCGCGCTGGGCAACTCGGCCGAGACGAGGCGCCGCCGCCACGAGATGTACTGGTTCACCAGCGCCTTGCGCGCGTACGCCTGCGGATTGCCGACGTGCGTCAGCTTGGGCCAGCGCGCGAGCACCTTGAGCAGCACGCTCTGCAGCAGGTCCTCGGCGAGGTGGGCGTCTCCGGTGAGCAGGTACGCGGTACGCATCAGCGACTGCTGATGGGCCGCGACGAACTCGCGGAAGCTGTCATTGGGGTCCAAGACGACTCCTCTCACCCGTTACCGACGCCGGAGAGGAGCCAAAAGGTTGGGTCTGCCGCTCCTCCGTATCACGCGGTTCAGCGCATTCGCTAGCGGCGCATGGCTCTGAGCGGGAGGTGACGCGCGGCCTGACTGGCATGCACTTCCCGGACCGTACGGACCGGTTCGAGCGCCACGACGGCGTGGGCGGCCAAGCGGCTTTTCCCAGCGTTCTCTCGGAGATGAGTACTGGTCTACTCGGGCTGTAGAGGCTGCCTTACGTACCTGGTAGCGATATCTGAACTACTTCAGATAAGCCGACTCTGTGGCGACGAAGAGCTTCCCGTACAGCACGTTTCTCAGAGGCCCTTCGGAGGTGCTTCCCGCACTGGACCACGCCGACGTCATCCTCGAACGGCGCGATGACGAGAACATCATCTTGATGCGCGCTGAGCGATTCGAGGCAGGGGCAGCCAGTCTGCGCATCGCCGCCCGTGCGCTGGCCATCGTGGCTCGCCGGAACAGTGACCTCGCCGAGGAGGTCCTGGCGGAGGAACTCCCCTGGCTCACCTGGCTGCCAGACACCGAGCGTCATGGATGTGTGCGTGAACTCCTCAACCATCTGATCGCGGGGGCGGACACCGGAGAGTTGCTGCCGTTCGCACGGTCGTTGACCTCCTGGCGCTCTACTGCGGTGATCTGGAGCGATCCAGAGCTCGCCCGCGAACTGCAGGGACCCTTCCCCGGAGATGGTCCGGAAGTAGCTCGTCCGAAAGGGGATTATTGATGGCGGGCCGGGGCGACGATGTTCCCCGGCC from Nonomuraea polychroma encodes the following:
- a CDS encoding carbohydrate ABC transporter permease codes for the protein MTAGSQVSGEVVTAAPAEPQETRADLKRKDNRAWWLVLPVVVSVAFTAIIPLMTVVNFSVQDVFSPSDRVFVGLDWFYEAVRRPENREAFVRTLLFSAQVLLVEIPLGVAIAVAMPRRGFWVSAALVLVALPLLIPWNVVGTIWQIFARADIGLGGWTINNVLGIGFNYTLDSTDAWITILVMDVWHWTPLVALLAYAGLRSIPEPYFQAAQIDGASGWATFRHIQLPRLRGVLTIAILLRFMDSFMIYTEPFVVTGGGPGNATSFLSILLSKMAVGQFDVGPAGAFSLIYFLIVQVLCYVFFTVLTRSGR
- a CDS encoding ABC transporter ATP-binding protein, with protein sequence MADIRLEGVGHSYDGGTTWALKPMTWTWRTSRAYALLGPSGCGKTTLLNIISGLITPTVGRIFFDDRDVTDVPTAGRNIAQVFQFPVLYEEMSVYDNLAFPLRNRKYPKNEIDQRVRQVSQLLGLDHLLRRRSRRLDPGRQQIVSLGRGLVRSQVAAVLLDEPLTVVDPALKWTLRSKLKEIHRDTGHTLIYVTHDQTEALTFADEVVVLNDGAIMQAGEPAELFLSPSHEFVGHFIGSPGMNMVPGEIVGDVVRVGQAAVGSVANDLPPGPVRIGVRPEFVQITHASPGVAAQVTGIDRMGAYDLVHTRVGEHPVIARTEAGSGYQPDVEAFLRFPPDRTFLFRDQVRCGFLAPLDGRSAT
- a CDS encoding ABC transporter ATP-binding protein gives rise to the protein MTLILDGVSVRQRGETWLDDIHLELSNGMTTLVGPMTAGKTTLMRVAAGLQTPDSGRVVVHGKDVTGISVRKRSVAFVYQQFINYPSLAVYENIASPLRLDPRFRSKSEIDRRVREVAELMGIAGLLDRRPAELSGGQQQRTAIARALARPVDVLLLDEPLANLDFKLREQLRADLKTMFADAPGVVLYSTADPNEALTFAAPTVVLGEGRVQHVGDVAEMYAHPPTLAVAATLSDPPLNLLPGVVREGRIEVLGTSFPAPRAHATGHDVMLGIRPHQVRIAREGPGALELPAEIRLAEVTGSATFLHLLLQGDRHLVAHLPGTQLFTPGETTVAYVDPTHVFVFDEAGGRLLATSAADLGGVHG
- a CDS encoding SDR family NAD(P)-dependent oxidoreductase — protein: MHIDLGGKTALVTGSTQGIGAAIASGLAEAGARVGINGRTEATVAMAMELMDGDLVAAPGDVSTDEGCQQVLHALPQVDILVNNLGIFGAKPPLEITDDEWRRYFEVNVLAAVRLTRAYLPGMRERGWGRIQYIASDSAVVIPAEMIHYGMSKTALLAVSRGFAKEAAGSGVTVNSLIAGPTHTGGVETFVYQLVGKDLPWEEAQRAFMREYRPQSLLQRLIEPEEIANMVVYLSSPLASATTGAAVRVDGGYVDSILP
- a CDS encoding DUF4434 domain-containing protein; translated protein: MHRILWVVVAIAFVVGLVVPSDSAEEPPGECPPRDTRVVAPYAVTGYWVIPRADPCVTRRMVEAIHAIGGDTLVTFGPRFSVGSEPGCVVDGRPCADVPGVRHVYTYVTSEEFGPGLLRCPGLDRRIESDGRIFYRVSLATSCDARVHDVVIVATDGDGLGNLMTEAAAHGMAVYPGLPAAPQLASKPWEPDLAHLDALNAFTERVLADYRDRLGAAFAGVYQSFELAMRKRSVKDPIISLYAAQHAVVAATLPGKKILVSPYIDARRGRGFPPDQVEAGMADIAGTRAGLPMAIAVQDGRGTGKVPVYAINERDSRVDARLVPVVGDVSYGQAYYGSTRDYIAAAARRVPPGVELWVNVEGFEPTQVAGECGRVEPLPLRGRPSKSRLDRQVMAVGTDAQKIISYGWEPFFTCQARYDTPSLADDIVREWQQPIIVNAAVKERNGRPGVVVEGYNLRGGTLRFGPQVIEQEWHGRHGRLESAWAPYVPTSPFTPITLTNEAGQTNTTPYVMP
- a CDS encoding arginase family protein, with amino-acid sequence MNIITPDIDLVVLDAPSNLGLRPPAPGTVPGCYKAPWALRNAGLVGRLGATDAGAVVPPRYVATWKPGDGVRNGPAIAAYARTLSDRLARISGFPVLLGGDCSILLGPALTLRRRGRYGLAYVDAHADFRHLGNSPHVGSAAGEDLALVTGRGDDYLTDIDGLRPYVRDEDVIVLGVRDEEDVRDIAESGIAYQPGSGIDLDRAREVLVRDELDGFWIHVDVDVMDPSVLPAVDSPTPGGLDAAQLTDLLSGLVALPGAAGLEVTILDPDLDEDGSQAALLADLLVSALT
- a CDS encoding CGNR zinc finger domain-containing protein, with translation MRQFAETGIVAIDLANTWDEYLDDPERLPDVSELRRFCRELGVGEEGEIDADDLAAVRGVRERLRAVLTGDPPERTRALARWTAELPVRAAVLDADGVPHLRLTAPEGAPPAERLAVRSVADLLDLAASGDWERLRLCAAHPCQDAFIDRSRPGRRQFCSTRCANRAHAAASRARHR
- a CDS encoding SigE family RNA polymerase sigma factor gives rise to the protein MDPNDSFREFVAAHQQSLMRTAYLLTGDAHLAEDLLQSVLLKVLARWPKLTHVGNPQAYARKALVNQYISWRRRLVSAELPSAAPPEGSYSNEDSTVVRLAVRQALAQLPPRQRAVIILRFYEDLTEHETAKLLKCSIGTVKSQTHHALARLRTLSPAFSELEGQR